A stretch of the Flavobacterium aquiphilum genome encodes the following:
- a CDS encoding SusC/RagA family TonB-linked outer membrane protein produces the protein MTNFIKKEKASDYVSVFDLKKKLIVFCAFVSLSQVHAYAVSIKSSSELQNVQKEKSINGQVNDENGIPLAGATVTVKGTKIATTTDFDGKFALKADENSVLVISFMGFTTKEVALKGNTTITVKLLSEASSLNEVVVVGYGKMKKKDLTGSIVQVKPEALANQNPQTVQDLLRGVPGLKVGYTADAKGGGSLQIRGQTSVYNENGSNHNSPLIILDGMQFYGELSEINPDDIGQIDILKDASATAVYGSKAAAGVIVISTKRGKNGKPIINVTTNTTIVNKSAYRDVYSPEGYIKYRQDWETAKTYGTNATTGNYEAWITGTAAGKPGYYTNPNQLEQYGLTQAQWLAYQPAAQIQGKSLNEVWGLRLGITDASLLKNFTSGKTHDWYDSTFRTGINHDNNLSVSGASDKVNYYMSLGYFTAEGAIQGNDYSAVRANMKVDTKITDWLDFGANVNFQDRSDGDISVGVGTNYWDANMLRNSPFSNFTEADGSYARQPMGATIGGYNYYYDRQFMELEKGYTILNTIFNTKVTLPAGITYTFNVAPRYEFFYNRYFQSAGNKNWNAATIGVDRGNGKKFNVNLNNTLAWDHTFAQKHHIIATFVQEAEDLKSWSDITYARNIQPSDALGFHNTQNATLLNSSFSTTDTHQTADALMGRLFYSYDNRYMLTGTIRRDGYSAFGASYPYATFPSVAFAWNFNKESWFKWEPMSTGKLRLSWGKNGNRSLADPYLALANLSSGTGATMGYIDASGNIVDMKYLGIDRMANPNLQWEKTTATNIGLDLGFLNDRITSTIDVYRMITNDMIMSQRLPDFTGFSSIATNLGEVENRGIEISLTTLNMKNPNFEWTTTAAFSYNKNTIKALYGNMEDVKDANGNVIGQKESDDKTNGWFIGKPISQIWDYKVIGIWQKDEATEAAKYGQRPGDPKVENSYTADDVNGKPTYNEKDKQFLGQTAPPINWSMRNEFKIYKNWDLAINMYSYMGHKSLDGRYMNTYNDGSLYTNNYNPFVNPYWTIDNPTNDWARLDARGPAGAGTAKLYDRSFIRLDNISLAYSLPKDLIERLHLRNFKIFASVQNAATWAASGEWKYYGDPETGGLATRMFNLGFNVSL, from the coding sequence ATGACAAATTTTATTAAGAAGGAGAAAGCTTCTGATTATGTATCTGTATTTGATTTGAAAAAGAAACTTATTGTGTTTTGTGCATTCGTTTCTTTGTCTCAAGTTCATGCATATGCTGTTAGTATCAAAAGCTCAAGCGAACTGCAAAATGTACAGAAAGAAAAAAGTATAAACGGGCAAGTTAATGATGAAAATGGGATTCCATTAGCTGGTGCGACAGTTACGGTAAAAGGAACTAAAATTGCTACAACAACAGATTTTGATGGGAAATTTGCTTTAAAGGCAGATGAAAATTCTGTGTTGGTAATATCCTTTATGGGTTTTACAACTAAGGAGGTCGCTTTAAAAGGGAACACTACAATTACAGTGAAATTGTTAAGTGAGGCCTCCTCATTAAATGAAGTAGTTGTGGTTGGGTACGGTAAAATGAAGAAAAAGGATTTGACTGGATCAATTGTTCAGGTTAAACCAGAAGCTTTGGCAAATCAAAACCCGCAGACAGTTCAAGATTTATTGCGTGGTGTTCCAGGTTTAAAAGTTGGATATACAGCTGATGCAAAAGGAGGAGGCTCTTTACAGATTCGTGGACAGACTTCTGTTTACAATGAAAATGGTTCGAATCATAATTCACCGCTTATTATTTTAGACGGTATGCAGTTTTATGGTGAACTTTCAGAAATCAATCCTGACGATATTGGTCAGATCGATATTTTAAAAGACGCGTCGGCAACTGCTGTGTATGGGTCTAAGGCGGCTGCAGGGGTTATCGTTATTTCGACAAAAAGAGGTAAGAATGGTAAGCCTATTATTAATGTTACAACAAACACGACGATTGTTAACAAAAGTGCCTATCGCGATGTGTATTCTCCAGAGGGGTATATAAAATATCGTCAAGATTGGGAAACTGCTAAAACCTATGGTACAAATGCAACAACCGGAAATTACGAGGCATGGATAACAGGTACAGCAGCCGGTAAACCGGGGTACTATACTAATCCTAATCAACTAGAACAGTATGGATTAACTCAAGCGCAATGGTTAGCTTATCAACCTGCTGCACAAATACAAGGGAAGAGTTTAAATGAAGTATGGGGACTCCGTTTGGGTATTACTGATGCTTCACTTTTGAAGAATTTTACTTCAGGAAAAACACACGACTGGTATGACAGCACTTTTAGAACTGGAATAAATCATGACAATAATTTAAGCGTTTCCGGAGCAAGTGATAAAGTAAATTATTATATGTCTTTAGGCTATTTTACAGCTGAAGGAGCTATCCAGGGTAACGATTATTCTGCAGTTCGTGCCAATATGAAAGTGGATACCAAAATTACGGATTGGCTTGACTTTGGAGCAAACGTTAATTTTCAAGACCGTTCAGACGGAGACATATCTGTTGGAGTTGGTACTAATTATTGGGATGCAAATATGTTAAGAAACAGCCCATTCTCTAATTTTACAGAAGCAGACGGTTCTTATGCCAGACAGCCTATGGGAGCAACTATCGGGGGGTACAATTATTACTATGACCGCCAGTTTATGGAGCTTGAAAAAGGATATACAATATTAAATACCATTTTCAATACAAAGGTAACTTTGCCTGCTGGTATCACATATACCTTTAACGTTGCGCCACGATATGAATTCTTTTACAACCGTTATTTTCAGTCAGCAGGTAATAAAAACTGGAACGCTGCAACTATAGGAGTAGATAGAGGTAATGGTAAAAAATTCAATGTGAATCTGAATAATACATTAGCCTGGGATCATACATTTGCTCAGAAACACCATATCATAGCAACGTTTGTTCAGGAAGCTGAAGACCTTAAATCATGGTCTGATATTACATATGCTCGTAATATTCAGCCTTCAGATGCCCTTGGCTTTCACAATACACAAAATGCAACGCTTTTAAACAGTTCATTTTCTACAACAGATACACATCAGACGGCTGATGCATTAATGGGAAGACTTTTCTATTCCTATGATAACCGTTATATGTTGACAGGAACAATACGTCGTGATGGATATTCCGCATTTGGAGCATCCTATCCTTACGCAACTTTCCCTTCTGTTGCATTCGCATGGAACTTTAATAAAGAAAGCTGGTTTAAATGGGAGCCTATGAGTACAGGTAAACTACGTTTGTCATGGGGTAAGAACGGAAACAGATCACTTGCCGATCCCTACTTGGCTTTGGCAAATTTAAGTTCAGGTACCGGAGCAACAATGGGATATATAGATGCTTCAGGAAATATTGTTGATATGAAATATTTAGGAATTGACCGTATGGCAAATCCAAATCTTCAATGGGAAAAAACTACGGCAACAAATATTGGTCTTGACCTTGGATTCTTAAATGACAGAATCACAAGTACGATAGATGTTTACCGAATGATTACCAATGATATGATTATGAGTCAACGTTTACCTGATTTCACTGGATTTTCATCAATTGCAACCAATCTAGGAGAGGTTGAAAACAGAGGGATTGAAATAAGCCTTACTACTTTGAATATGAAAAATCCAAACTTTGAATGGACTACTACCGCTGCATTTTCATATAATAAAAATACCATAAAAGCACTTTATGGCAATATGGAAGACGTTAAGGACGCTAATGGTAATGTTATCGGACAGAAAGAGTCAGATGATAAAACTAACGGGTGGTTTATTGGTAAACCAATCTCTCAAATTTGGGATTATAAAGTAATCGGAATTTGGCAAAAAGACGAAGCGACTGAAGCTGCAAAATATGGACAACGCCCTGGTGATCCAAAAGTAGAAAACAGTTATACTGCGGATGACGTTAACGGAAAACCAACTTATAATGAAAAAGACAAACAGTTTTTAGGACAGACAGCTCCACCGATTAACTGGTCGATGCGTAATGAATTTAAGATTTATAAGAATTGGGATTTAGCAATTAATATGTATTCCTATATGGGGCATAAATCACTTGATGGTCGTTATATGAATACTTACAATGACGGAAGTTTGTACACAAACAACTACAACCCGTTTGTAAATCCGTATTGGACAATTGATAACCCAACCAATGACTGGGCGCGACTTGATGCCAGAGGACCTGCAGGCGCTGGAACAGCAAAATTGTATGATCGTAGTTTTATTCGTTTAGATAATATTTCTCTAGCTTATTCACTTCCTAAAGATCTTATAGAACGCTTGCATCTGAGAAATTTCAAAATTTTTGCTTCGGTTCAGAATGCTGCAACATGGGCTGCTTCCGGTGAATGGAAATACTATGGAGACCCGGAAACTGGGGGATTGGCAACGCGAATGTTTAATTTAGGTTTTAACGTTTCACTTTAA
- a CDS encoding RagB/SusD family nutrient uptake outer membrane protein has protein sequence MKRYIKNKISTLAPLVAATALLVSCSKDFLEPDPLSFYEPETTFSTETGLQAVLASADKQLRNNYIHYNSAGNSVPIGTEYVFSDMAKYGKTDNSSTISDFANTMVPTMSFKTDTNDDFYFGFYWGQAYAGIKHANTVLTYIDNVKSLSEDVKRKYIGQAYFHRAYRYLNLVYQFGDVPLITKILEVPKQSYYSTKKEAIIEMITADMEKAVEWVPEQSKLPYLGVVNKGACRQLLIKCYLASGRFAEAEAQANILINSSGYSLMQNTFGTFDPGGNPTTWTISRNVIWDLHRPENKIIAANREAILVMPNGGVQSFLPFASMRIFGPNWNSGTLTTPDGKQAAGRFASNSASYQAKYDYARALGRGIATISASYYSQRPMWVVNGVEDKQDLRHNSTVGNWVNMTDLKYSDKNSAYYQQNFRMKFNNVLLSKDTLREWFDFPLYKIYLHDVVNETNPNATDFQGASTGGKAHWYLYRLAETYLLRAEARFYQGNTTGAAQDVNVIRARAGASQMYTNVTIGDICAERGRELYLEEWRNVELKRISHCLALSGKPDEWGNTYSKTNWDKQSGRDAAGGSYWWQRIVHYTLYNKYPAGIVVPNGTKFYTMDKRNNYWPIPSSAITANIKGTLSQNFGYDGYDANVKVWTKWQDAVEDESKI, from the coding sequence ATGAAAAGATATATAAAAAATAAAATCTCAACACTTGCACCTTTAGTAGCGGCAACGGCTCTTTTGGTTTCTTGTTCAAAGGATTTTCTGGAGCCGGATCCACTTTCGTTTTACGAACCGGAAACAACATTTAGTACTGAGACAGGATTGCAGGCAGTTTTAGCAAGTGCCGATAAACAACTGCGCAATAATTATATCCATTATAATTCCGCCGGTAATAGTGTGCCTATCGGTACGGAATATGTTTTCTCTGATATGGCAAAATATGGGAAAACGGATAACAGTAGTACTATTTCTGATTTTGCTAACACTATGGTGCCCACTATGAGTTTTAAAACAGATACAAATGATGATTTTTACTTCGGGTTTTATTGGGGTCAAGCTTACGCGGGAATTAAACATGCCAATACCGTATTGACATACATTGACAACGTAAAAAGTTTAAGTGAAGATGTTAAACGCAAATATATCGGTCAGGCCTATTTTCATAGAGCATACCGTTATCTTAATTTAGTATATCAATTTGGAGATGTTCCGTTAATTACTAAAATTTTGGAAGTTCCAAAACAGAGTTATTATTCTACTAAAAAAGAAGCTATCATTGAAATGATTACAGCCGATATGGAAAAGGCAGTAGAATGGGTGCCGGAGCAGTCAAAATTACCTTATCTAGGTGTAGTGAACAAAGGGGCATGTCGTCAGTTATTGATTAAGTGTTATTTGGCATCCGGAAGATTTGCAGAGGCCGAAGCACAGGCCAATATCCTGATTAATAGTTCAGGTTATTCTTTGATGCAAAACACTTTTGGGACTTTTGATCCCGGAGGAAATCCAACAACATGGACTATTAGCCGAAATGTGATTTGGGATTTGCACCGACCTGAGAACAAGATTATCGCTGCCAATAGAGAAGCCATATTAGTAATGCCAAATGGCGGGGTACAATCATTTTTACCGTTTGCTTCGATGAGAATTTTTGGACCTAACTGGAATTCCGGTACGCTTACAACACCAGATGGTAAACAAGCAGCTGGTCGTTTTGCCTCGAATAGCGCTAGTTATCAAGCAAAATATGATTATGCAAGAGCACTTGGACGTGGTATCGCTACGATTAGTGCATCCTATTATTCTCAACGACCTATGTGGGTTGTAAATGGTGTGGAGGACAAGCAGGATCTTAGACATAACAGCACTGTTGGTAACTGGGTAAATATGACCGATCTTAAATACAGTGACAAGAATTCTGCTTACTATCAACAAAATTTTAGAATGAAATTTAATAACGTTCTGTTATCAAAAGATACTTTACGCGAATGGTTTGATTTTCCTTTGTATAAAATCTACTTGCACGATGTTGTAAATGAAACCAATCCAAATGCGACTGATTTTCAAGGAGCAAGTACAGGAGGTAAAGCACATTGGTACTTATACCGTTTAGCCGAAACTTATTTGTTAAGAGCCGAAGCACGTTTTTATCAAGGCAATACCACTGGAGCGGCTCAGGATGTGAATGTCATCAGAGCGAGAGCTGGAGCTTCTCAAATGTACACTAACGTAACTATTGGAGATATCTGTGCAGAAAGAGGAAGAGAACTTTACCTTGAAGAGTGGAGAAATGTTGAGTTAAAACGTATTTCACACTGTCTTGCACTCAGCGGAAAACCAGATGAGTGGGGTAATACTTATAGTAAAACCAATTGGGACAAACAATCTGGAAGAGATGCAGCTGGAGGAAGTTATTGGTGGCAGCGCATTGTACATTATACGCTTTATAACAAATATCCAGCCGGTATTGTGGTTCCAAATGGGACTAAGTTTTATACCATGGACAAACGCAATAATTACTGGCCTATTCCAAGCAGTGCGATAACGGCTAATATTAAAGGAACATTAAGTCAGAACTTCGGTTATGATGGTTATGATGCCAACGTTAAAGTTTGGACTAAATGGCAAGATGCCGTTGAAGATGAAAGTAAAATTTAA
- a CDS encoding glycoside hydrolase family 16 protein produces MRFPLFGFLVFGMALVLTFAFAPNKEKALKEGKYKLVWSDEFNINGVPNEKNWNYETGFVRNQEDQWYQKENAYCKEGFLIIEARKESKVNPIFVSKKDKDWSKNRDSIKVTSSCLITQGKHSWKYGRFEMRAKIPVGKGMWPAFWTLGIEGNWPANGEIDIMEYYMGKILANTAWKSNKPDTAWDSKTVALSDFKKDWADEFHVWRMDWDENWIKLYVDDQLLNETSIKETIQNANQKIIPFQQPHYLLVNLAVGGINGGNFSVADFPTKYIIDYIRVYQKKK; encoded by the coding sequence ATGAGATTTCCTCTTTTTGGTTTTTTGGTTTTTGGAATGGCATTGGTATTGACTTTTGCTTTTGCTCCAAACAAAGAAAAAGCGCTGAAAGAAGGAAAATATAAGTTAGTCTGGAGTGACGAATTTAATATTAATGGTGTTCCCAATGAAAAGAATTGGAACTACGAAACTGGTTTTGTCAGAAATCAGGAAGACCAATGGTATCAAAAAGAAAATGCCTATTGTAAAGAGGGTTTTTTGATTATTGAGGCAAGGAAAGAAAGTAAAGTCAATCCAATTTTTGTGTCAAAAAAAGATAAAGATTGGAGCAAAAATAGAGATTCTATAAAAGTTACATCATCCTGTTTAATTACGCAGGGGAAACATTCCTGGAAATATGGAAGGTTTGAAATGCGGGCTAAGATTCCAGTTGGAAAAGGAATGTGGCCGGCCTTTTGGACTTTGGGTATAGAGGGGAATTGGCCTGCAAATGGTGAAATTGATATTATGGAATACTATATGGGGAAAATTTTGGCAAACACCGCTTGGAAATCAAATAAACCTGATACAGCTTGGGATAGTAAAACAGTTGCGTTGAGTGATTTTAAAAAAGATTGGGCAGATGAATTTCATGTATGGAGAATGGATTGGGATGAGAATTGGATCAAATTATATGTTGATGATCAATTATTAAATGAGACTAGTATAAAAGAAACGATTCAAAATGCTAATCAAAAAATTATTCCATTCCAACAGCCGCATTATTTGCTGGTAAATCTTGCAGTAGGAGGAATTAATGGGGGAAATTTTTCCGTTGCAGATTTTCCAACAAAATATATAATAGATTACATCAGGGTTTATCAAAAAAAGAAGTAA
- a CDS encoding glycoside hydrolase family 43 protein — protein sequence MKLKYSIIISLVCSFIYSQNNYFIPGKEWKDTEGVHINAHGGGVIFVSGTYYWYGEFKTAGPEGNTALKGVSCYTSKDLYNWHNEGIVLKVEEDPNSEITKGCILERPKVVFNKKTGKYVMWFHLELKGQGYDAARAAVAISDTPKGPFKFKKSYRPNKGIWPMDFKDEFKSASGNESNLKSWSPEWLTAIRNGMLVRRDFDKGQMSRDMTIYVDDNAKAYLIHSSEDNLTLHISELTDDYLDFTEKWRRVAPAGHNEAPAIFKKDGFYYMITSGCTGWDPNEARSFKSKSIWGPWEALGNPCVGKDAELTFHSQSTYIFPVQGKKDQFIFMADRWKPDNPIDGSYIWLPIIITNGKPVLNWFDKWNLLDFERN from the coding sequence ATGAAATTAAAATATTCGATAATTATAAGCCTTGTATGTTCTTTTATTTACAGTCAGAACAATTATTTTATTCCGGGAAAAGAATGGAAAGATACTGAAGGAGTACATATTAATGCTCATGGCGGCGGTGTCATTTTTGTTAGTGGAACTTATTATTGGTATGGCGAATTTAAGACTGCCGGACCCGAGGGGAATACTGCTTTGAAAGGAGTTAGTTGTTACACTTCAAAAGATTTATACAACTGGCATAACGAAGGGATTGTATTAAAGGTTGAAGAAGATCCTAATTCTGAAATAACAAAAGGGTGTATTTTGGAACGTCCAAAAGTTGTGTTTAATAAAAAAACGGGTAAATATGTGATGTGGTTTCATTTGGAGCTGAAAGGACAAGGTTATGATGCCGCAAGGGCTGCTGTTGCTATAAGTGATACACCCAAAGGACCTTTTAAATTCAAAAAATCATATCGTCCCAATAAAGGAATCTGGCCAATGGATTTTAAAGATGAATTTAAATCAGCTTCGGGTAATGAAAGCAATTTGAAGTCCTGGAGCCCGGAATGGTTGACCGCAATAAGAAACGGAATGTTGGTTCGAAGGGATTTTGATAAAGGACAAATGTCCAGAGATATGACAATATATGTTGATGATAATGCCAAAGCTTATCTAATACATTCTTCCGAAGATAATTTGACACTTCATATCTCGGAGCTTACAGATGATTATTTAGATTTTACTGAAAAATGGAGAAGAGTTGCTCCGGCAGGTCATAATGAAGCACCAGCAATTTTTAAAAAAGATGGGTTTTATTACATGATAACTTCAGGTTGTACAGGCTGGGATCCCAATGAAGCACGTTCATTTAAATCTAAATCTATTTGGGGTCCATGGGAAGCTTTAGGAAATCCATGCGTGGGCAAAGATGCGGAGCTGACATTCCATTCACAAAGCACTTATATTTTTCCTGTTCAAGGGAAAAAAGATCAATTTATTTTTATGGCCGACCGTTGGAAACCGGATAATCCAATTGATGGAAGTTATATTTGGTTGCCAATAATAATAACTAATGGGAAGCCTGTTTTGAATTGGTTTGATAAATGGAATCTTCTGGATTTTGAAAGAAATTAA
- a CDS encoding glycoside hydrolase family 43 protein, with amino-acid sequence MKTQQNYFKQKLSLVFSMCICILYFSAVQAQKKRPVKKAVTLDSIRLSDPAILADKKTNMYYMTGTGGLLWKSKDLKLWNGRYDIAKTDPNSWMGANPMIWAAEFHQYKNKYYYFATFTNRNVKIDTVGGNIIERRASHILVSDNAQGPYLPMKDKIYLPANKPTLDGTFWIDKDGKPYMIYCYEWLQNSNGTIEKIELKSDLSGSIGEGKLLFKASDSPWSREKDASGNDKPNKVTDGPYLFKTGTGRLGMLWTSWIYDVYTQGVAYSKSGTLDGPWIQEKDPITPPNFGHGMLFKTFEGKWLMSVHSHRKIDGKTVRIPKLFEVDLSGDKLVVLKPYTP; translated from the coding sequence ATGAAAACACAGCAAAATTATTTTAAACAGAAATTAAGTCTTGTTTTTTCTATGTGTATATGTATTTTATATTTTTCAGCAGTGCAGGCACAAAAAAAGAGACCAGTAAAAAAAGCTGTTACTTTGGATTCCATTAGATTAAGCGACCCGGCTATTTTAGCAGATAAGAAAACCAATATGTATTATATGACCGGTACGGGCGGACTGCTCTGGAAAAGCAAAGATTTAAAATTATGGAATGGCCGGTATGATATCGCTAAAACAGACCCAAATTCCTGGATGGGAGCAAACCCCATGATTTGGGCAGCAGAATTTCATCAGTATAAAAATAAATATTACTACTTCGCCACATTTACAAATAGAAACGTAAAAATAGATACAGTTGGCGGTAATATTATTGAACGCCGCGCGAGTCATATTTTGGTCAGCGATAATGCTCAGGGGCCCTATTTGCCTATGAAAGACAAAATTTATCTGCCTGCAAATAAGCCAACACTAGACGGCACATTTTGGATTGATAAAGACGGGAAACCTTATATGATTTATTGTTATGAATGGCTGCAAAATAGCAATGGAACTATTGAAAAAATAGAGCTAAAATCAGATTTAAGCGGTTCAATCGGGGAAGGGAAATTGCTTTTTAAAGCAAGTGACTCACCTTGGAGCAGAGAAAAAGATGCTAGCGGCAATGATAAGCCTAATAAAGTTACAGATGGGCCTTATTTGTTTAAGACAGGCACTGGACGTTTAGGAATGCTTTGGACCAGCTGGATTTATGATGTTTATACACAAGGAGTAGCGTATTCTAAAAGTGGTACATTAGATGGCCCATGGATTCAAGAAAAAGACCCCATTACACCACCAAATTTTGGTCATGGCATGTTATTTAAAACTTTTGAAGGTAAATGGCTTATGTCGGTTCACAGTCATAGGAAAATTGATGGTAAAACCGTTAGAATTCCAAAATTATTTGAGGTTGATTTGTCTGGAGATAAATTAGTTGTATTAAAACCTTATACGCCATAG
- a CDS encoding sugar-binding domain-containing protein — protein sequence MIGKNRFTKTLIVINLLLIGCISEISAQDAIAERKQLFNSDWRFSLGDSPENSLPNSDDNNWRKLNLPHDWSIEGKSEKNNPSEGDGGFYPMGKAWYRKTFSVPAQWKSQKIAIYFEGVYMNSEVFVNGKSVGIQPYGYTSFEYDLSPYLKFGQKNTIAVKVDNSQQKNCRWYSGSGIYRNVWLMVRNPVHFKNWGLAITTLEVKNNKATVQVKTIVKNETAVLQNLLLTTAIKNAKDKNTADSTSKIELQPNEEKEIVQTIVVENPKLWSVELPNLYQVKSIIKKESKILDAVTTDFGIRTIDFSAEKGFLLNGKKIVLNGGCMHHDNGALGAAAYDRAEERKVELLKAAGFNAVRTSHNPPSESFLKACDRLGMLVIDEAFDGWKEKKNTFDYASIFDAQWKHDIESMVLRDRNHPSIIMWSIGNEIIERTKPEAVETAKMLANAVRNIDSTRPVTSAMTTWDQGWEIFDPLMAAHDVAGYNYQLHHAESDHERVPSRIIVQTESYPKDAFVNWNLNQKHNYILGDFVWTAMDYLGESGIGRYVYPGEPEGEHWIANFYPWHGAYCGDIDLTGWRKPISHYRSMLYNDNEKIYMAVREPNPENGAIKLTSWAVWPTWESWTWPNHKGKNIEIEVYSKYKKVRLYLNGKVVGEKETGVAQEFKATFVIPYEGGELKAVGLENDKEAESVLLKTAGQPAKIKLTADRKIISADNQDLVYVSVEITDEKGVLNPNAQNQLTFKVSGAGTIAGVDNADLKDTDLYVADSRKAWHGRALVIIKSTAEGVINLEVTSPGLNKNNIKIQSVKKNKM from the coding sequence ATGATTGGAAAAAATAGATTTACAAAGACACTTATCGTAATCAATTTATTGCTAATAGGCTGTATTTCTGAAATTTCAGCGCAAGATGCGATTGCTGAAAGAAAGCAACTTTTTAATTCTGATTGGAGATTTTCTTTAGGAGATTCTCCTGAAAATAGTTTGCCAAATTCTGACGACAACAATTGGAGAAAATTAAATCTGCCCCACGATTGGAGCATTGAAGGCAAATCCGAAAAAAATAATCCAAGCGAAGGAGATGGTGGTTTTTATCCAATGGGGAAAGCCTGGTACAGAAAAACATTTTCAGTGCCCGCGCAATGGAAGAGTCAAAAGATTGCTATCTATTTTGAAGGAGTTTACATGAATTCAGAGGTGTTTGTCAATGGAAAATCAGTTGGTATTCAGCCGTATGGTTACACTTCTTTTGAGTATGATCTTTCGCCTTATTTAAAATTTGGACAAAAAAATACAATAGCGGTTAAGGTTGATAATTCACAGCAGAAAAATTGCAGATGGTACAGTGGTTCAGGTATTTATCGTAACGTATGGTTAATGGTAAGAAACCCTGTTCACTTTAAAAATTGGGGTCTTGCAATTACTACTTTGGAAGTCAAAAATAACAAGGCAACTGTCCAGGTTAAAACAATTGTGAAGAACGAAACAGCCGTTTTGCAAAATCTTTTGCTAACGACAGCCATTAAAAATGCAAAGGATAAAAATACTGCAGATTCAACCAGTAAAATAGAATTACAACCAAACGAGGAAAAAGAAATAGTTCAAACTATAGTAGTTGAAAATCCTAAATTATGGTCGGTTGAATTGCCTAATTTATATCAGGTTAAATCAATAATTAAAAAAGAATCAAAGATTCTTGATGCGGTGACAACAGATTTTGGAATCAGAACAATTGATTTCAGCGCAGAAAAAGGATTTTTATTAAACGGAAAAAAAATTGTGTTGAATGGAGGTTGTATGCATCATGACAATGGAGCGCTAGGTGCTGCAGCATACGATCGTGCCGAAGAGCGAAAAGTAGAATTACTGAAAGCAGCTGGATTTAACGCGGTTAGAACGTCGCATAATCCGCCTTCTGAATCCTTTTTGAAGGCTTGTGATCGCTTAGGGATGCTTGTAATTGATGAAGCTTTTGATGGCTGGAAAGAGAAGAAAAATACATTTGATTATGCTAGTATTTTTGATGCGCAGTGGAAACATGACATAGAATCTATGGTATTGAGAGACCGCAATCATCCGTCAATAATCATGTGGAGTATTGGAAATGAAATTATAGAAAGAACCAAGCCTGAGGCAGTTGAAACAGCCAAAATGTTGGCAAATGCTGTACGAAATATTGATTCGACCCGCCCGGTAACTTCCGCAATGACTACTTGGGACCAAGGCTGGGAAATTTTTGATCCTTTAATGGCAGCTCACGATGTGGCAGGATACAATTATCAGCTTCATCATGCCGAATCTGACCATGAAAGAGTTCCTTCGCGAATTATTGTACAGACCGAATCTTATCCTAAAGATGCTTTTGTTAACTGGAATTTGAATCAAAAACACAATTATATTTTGGGAGATTTTGTCTGGACGGCAATGGATTATTTGGGCGAGTCGGGCATTGGGCGATATGTGTACCCGGGAGAGCCAGAAGGAGAGCATTGGATAGCAAATTTTTACCCATGGCATGGTGCTTATTGCGGTGACATAGATTTAACTGGCTGGCGAAAACCAATTTCTCATTACCGAAGCATGTTGTATAATGATAATGAAAAAATATATATGGCAGTTCGGGAGCCAAACCCTGAAAACGGAGCCATAAAGCTTACGTCCTGGGCTGTTTGGCCAACCTGGGAGAGTTGGACTTGGCCTAATCATAAAGGAAAAAATATTGAAATTGAAGTATATTCAAAATATAAAAAAGTAAGATTGTATTTGAACGGAAAAGTCGTAGGTGAGAAAGAAACCGGTGTGGCGCAAGAGTTTAAAGCAACTTTCGTAATTCCTTATGAAGGAGGCGAATTAAAAGCTGTTGGTTTGGAAAATGATAAAGAAGCCGAATCAGTTTTGTTGAAAACAGCTGGTCAGCCAGCAAAAATAAAATTAACTGCTGATCGCAAAATTATATCTGCCGATAATCAGGATTTAGTATATGTGAGTGTCGAAATTACCGATGAGAAAGGTGTTTTGAATCCAAATGCACAAAACCAGCTTACATTTAAAGTTTCCGGCGCAGGAACAATAGCAGGAGTTGACAATGCCGATTTAAAAGATACGGATTTATATGTGGCTGATAGTCGTAAAGCATGGCATGGACGTGCTTTGGTAATTATTAAAAGTACTGCTGAAGGTGTTATCAATCTTGAAGTAACTTCACCTGGATTAAATAAAAATAATATCAAGATACAGTCAGTAAAAAAGAATAAAATGTAA